One stretch of Elephas maximus indicus isolate mEleMax1 chromosome 22, mEleMax1 primary haplotype, whole genome shotgun sequence DNA includes these proteins:
- the POLR3D gene encoding DNA-directed RNA polymerase III subunit RPC4 gives MSEGNAAGEPSIPGGPRPLLSGPRGLIGRRPAPSVTAGRLPSVRSRDLTLGGVKKKTFTPNIISRKIKEEPKEEVTVKKEKRERDRDRQREGHGRGRGRPEVIQSHSIFEQGPAEMMKKKGNWDKTVDISDMGPSHIINIKKEKRETDEETKQILRMLEKDDFIDDPGLRNDTRNMPVQLPLAHSGWLFKEENEEPDVKPRLAGPKEEDMEVDVPVVKVKEEPQDEEEEAKVKAPPRAARKTPGLPKDVSVAELLRELSLTKEEELLFLQLPDTLPGQPPTQDIKPIKTEVQGEDGQMVVIKQEKDREARLAENTCTLGDLTEGQVGKLLIRKSGKVQLLLGKVTLDVTMGTSCSFLQELVSVGLGESRTGDMTVLGHVKHKLVCSPDFESLLDHKHR, from the exons ATGTCGGAAGGAAATGCTGCGGGCGAGCCCAGTATCCCCGGAGGGCCCCGACCCCTTCTCTCTGGACCCCGGGGGCTTATCGGGAGGCGGCCAGCGCCCTCTGTCACCGCGGGCCGCCTTCCCTCTGTCCGCTCCAGGGACCTCACCCTCGGGGGAGTGAAGAAG AAAACCTTTACCCCAAACATCATCAGTCGGAAGATCAAGGAAGA GCCTAAGGAAGAAGTAACTGTCAAGAAGGAGAAGCGTGAAAGGGATAGAGATCGACAGCGAGAAGGACATGGACGTGGCCGGGGTCGCCCAGAAGTTATCCAGTCCCActccatctttgagcagggcccagctgaaatgatgaagaaaaaag GGAACTGGGATAAGACAGTGGATATATCAGACATGGGGCCCTCTCATATCATcaacatcaaaaaagagaagagggagacggatgaagaaacaaaacagaTCCTGCGCATGCTGGAGAAGGATGAT TTCATCGATGACCCTGGGCTGAGGAATGACACACGAAACATGCCTGTGCAGCTGCCGCTGGCTCACTCTGGTTGGCTGTTCaaggaagagaatgaagaaccagaTGTTAAACCTCGGCTGGCTGGCCCcaaggaagaggacatggaggtgGATGTGCCTGTAGTGAAAG TGAAAGAGGAGCCAcaagatgaggaggaggaggccaAGGTGAAGGCTCCCCCCAGAGCAGCCCGGAAGACCCCGGGCCTCCCGAAGGACGTATCTGTGGCAGAGCTGCTCAGGGAGTTGAGCCTCACCAAGGAGGAAGAACTGCTGTTCCTCCAGCTGCCGGACACCCTCCCTGGCCAGCCACCTACTCAGGACATCAAGCCTATCAAGACAGAAGTACAGGGCGAGGATGGACAGATGGTGGTTATAAAGCAGGAGAAAGATCGG GAAGCCAGGCTGGCAGAGAATACTTGTACCCTGGGTGACCTGACAGAGGGCCAGGTTGGCAAACTGCTCATCcgcaagtcaggaaaggtgcagcTCCTCCTGGGCAAGGTGACTCTGGATGTAACGATGGGAACTTCCTGCTCTTTCCTGCAG GAGCTGGTGTCCGTGGGCCTTGGAGAGAGTAGGACAGGTGATATGACAGTCCTGGGACATGTGAAACACAAACTTGTGTGTTCCCCCGATTTTGAATCCCTCTTGGATCACAAACACCGATAA